A stretch of Endozoicomonas sp. SCSIO W0465 DNA encodes these proteins:
- a CDS encoding ankyrin repeat domain-containing protein, whose product MAETFGRELSPQGSSESSVCPPDNNAKLMSTHHHNVECGQRDSLQKDGEISLHRAAKEGNIECLERLLLATPGILGNNILANNILPNKKNNDGWTPLLLAARYGHVGCVKALLRVPGILVNEKNNKGRTSLMLAVLFGHLECVKALLTVPGILVNEKDYHGWTSLRYAARNRQKDCLKLLLYSKGVNMVLLNAVREGQTRVLEEILDTLKTQKEPAKSEAIMQVMNVADQNGKTLLCQAVQFGHEKVVALFLIALKGLPDEKKNRATMAMLSAADRLGRTPLYMAAAFGRANIVSQLLVALHRLAKTEKPWAIAALINAADLFGKTPVSQARSFGHFQIENQLARAFPNAVCTGGTTSDAHTVVVLFNDSLLRLKTLPKETKLNTVMAVLDHAREDVLLDLDVNTLESHHPLVADILAALIKLPEVPEDVSRNDAILQVMDCLCEDGEAGLSYTYVASEGQEQVTVLLKAFPILSAARNGQTAIVARILSILETWPESQRCLAVMTVMRVSEKDWGTGLLMVGQRDQWEVVPHWRKNMNRMSEHESTNPIRKVMHAVNVHGVTPLHWAACRGHYQVVAQLLNAVGRLPATERLKTFTSVVSATDRNGNTALYWAAFEGHEEVVMQFLITLDDFPEAEQIAVFEAMAGVLDTHNRSPLFAAVDNGYEIIVDQLIQAFPLLSAVLGRHNKSVEQFMQALAALPGAARCSAIMAAIKATRADGATPLYIAASQGNIEMIELLLGAVSTLLADGKRQEVRAVLYSACRVEQEGGAIMEISPLRIAASNRHDQAVKLLLEAIRKLFVII is encoded by the coding sequence GTGGCAGAAACTTTCGGCCGGGAATTATCGCCACAGGGCAGTAGCGAAAGTTCTGTTTGCCCCCCGGATAATAATGCCAAACTGATGTCCACCCACCATCATAACGTTGAGTGTGGGCAGCGGGATTCTCTGCAGAAAGACGGGGAGATTTCCCTGCACCGGGCCGCAAAAGAGGGCAACATTGAGTGCCTGGAAAGGTTGTTACTGGCCACCCCGGGCATTCTGGGTAATAACATTCTGGCCAATAACATTCTGCCCAATAAAAAGAATAACGATGGCTGGACACCTCTGCTCCTTGCTGCCCGTTACGGTCACGTCGGGTGCGTCAAGGCGTTACTGCGTGTGCCCGGTATTCTGGTCAATGAAAAGAACAATAAGGGGCGTACGTCCCTTATGTTGGCTGTCCTTTTCGGTCATCTGGAGTGCGTCAAGGCGTTACTGACGGTTCCCGGCATACTGGTCAACGAGAAAGATTACCATGGCTGGACGTCCCTACGCTATGCAGCCAGAAACAGGCAGAAGGATTGCCTGAAGCTGCTGCTTTATAGCAAGGGAGTGAATATGGTACTTCTGAACGCGGTCCGGGAGGGGCAAACCAGGGTTCTGGAGGAGATACTGGACACACTGAAAACACAGAAGGAACCGGCAAAATCTGAAGCCATCATGCAGGTAATGAATGTGGCTGACCAGAACGGTAAAACTCTGCTGTGCCAAGCTGTACAATTCGGGCACGAAAAAGTAGTCGCCTTGTTTCTGATTGCCTTGAAAGGCCTGCCGGATGAGAAAAAAAACAGAGCTACCATGGCAATGCTGAGTGCTGCAGACAGATTGGGTAGAACACCGTTGTATATGGCTGCTGCTTTTGGCCGGGCTAATATTGTTAGCCAGTTGCTGGTTGCTTTGCATAGACTGGCAAAAACAGAAAAGCCATGGGCCATCGCGGCCCTGATAAACGCAGCCGACCTGTTTGGTAAAACACCTGTTTCGCAAGCTCGTTCTTTCGGGCATTTCCAGATCGAAAACCAGCTGGCCAGAGCCTTCCCGAATGCAGTCTGCACAGGGGGAACAACAAGCGATGCACACACTGTCGTCGTGCTTTTCAACGATTCCCTATTACGCCTGAAAACATTGCCGAAAGAGACGAAACTGAATACGGTCATGGCCGTGCTTGATCATGCCAGAGAAGACGTGCTATTGGATCTGGATGTGAATACTCTGGAAAGTCACCACCCGCTGGTGGCTGACATACTGGCGGCTCTGATAAAGTTGCCAGAAGTACCAGAAGACGTTTCAAGGAATGATGCAATACTCCAGGTCATGGATTGCCTCTGTGAGGACGGTGAAGCCGGACTTTCCTATACCTATGTGGCCAGCGAAGGGCAAGAGCAGGTAACGGTACTTCTGAAGGCTTTCCCTATCCTGAGTGCTGCACGGAACGGACAAACGGCCATTGTCGCCCGGATTTTGAGTATTTTGGAGACCTGGCCTGAATCTCAACGTTGCCTGGCAGTCATGACGGTGATGAGGGTCTCCGAAAAAGACTGGGGAACAGGGCTCCTCATGGTTGGCCAGAGAGATCAATGGGAGGTAGTGCCACATTGGCGGAAAAACATGAACCGAATGTCGGAACATGAAAGCACTAATCCCATCCGGAAGGTGATGCATGCCGTGAACGTGCATGGAGTAACACCGCTGCATTGGGCTGCTTGCCGCGGGCATTACCAGGTTGTGGCGCAATTGCTGAATGCTGTGGGCAGACTGCCAGCAACAGAAAGACTGAAAACCTTCACCTCTGTGGTAAGTGCCACCGACCGAAATGGAAACACTGCCCTTTATTGGGCTGCTTTCGAAGGGCACGAAGAAGTGGTAATGCAATTCCTGATTACTTTGGATGACTTCCCGGAAGCAGAACAAATAGCTGTCTTTGAAGCAATGGCAGGCGTGCTCGACACACACAATAGATCACCGCTGTTTGCAGCTGTCGATAACGGCTACGAGATAATCGTTGATCAGTTGATTCAGGCTTTCCCGCTCCTGAGTGCAGTCCTTGGCAGGCATAACAAAAGTGTGGAGCAGTTCATGCAAGCGTTGGCAGCGTTACCGGGGGCAGCAAGGTGTTCTGCCATCATGGCGGCAATAAAGGCAACCCGGGCAGACGGAGCAACACCGTTGTATATTGCAGCCAGTCAGGGAAATATCGAGATGATCGAGCTGTTGTTGGGCGCTGTGTCTACCCTGCTGGCTGATGGCAAGCGCCAGGAAGTCAGGGCAGTGCTGTACTCTGCCTGCAGGGTTGAACAAGAGGGTGGGGCCATAATGGAGATATCACCGCTCAGAATCGCTGCCAGCAACCGGCATGATCAGGCTGTGAAGTTGCTACTGGAGGCGATACGGAAGTTATTTGTCATTATATGA
- a CDS encoding transposase produces the protein MNIGRISDLISNDTCFEMIRENRWPDGTVLCPHCDSENVKKNGHDNVQVECQHYYCKSCKRYFDDLTNTVFAGHHRPLKVWIACLYLMGLNVSNSQIAQELDLCVSDAHHMTTVLRNGVVDRKPEVILDGEVEFDEVYIVAGHKGHPEALKKSGSSTEKKKA, from the coding sequence ATGAATATAGGCCGAATCTCAGATCTCATCAGTAATGACACCTGCTTTGAGATGATCCGTGAGAACCGCTGGCCAGATGGCACTGTTCTCTGTCCGCACTGTGATTCTGAGAATGTCAAAAAGAATGGACACGACAATGTGCAGGTAGAGTGCCAGCACTATTACTGTAAGTCCTGTAAGCGCTACTTCGATGACCTGACAAATACGGTTTTCGCAGGACACCACCGACCACTCAAAGTCTGGATTGCCTGTCTCTATTTAATGGGGCTGAACGTCTCCAACAGCCAGATAGCTCAGGAACTTGATCTGTGTGTCAGTGATGCACACCATATGACCACAGTCTTACGAAATGGTGTTGTTGACCGAAAGCCTGAAGTGATTCTTGATGGCGAAGTTGAATTCGACGAGGTCTACATTGTAGCTGGTCACAAGGGACACCCTGAAGCATTAAAAAAATCTGGATCGTCCACCGAGAAAAAGAAGGCTTAA
- a CDS encoding DUF2726 domain-containing protein — protein MIVAVIAWYLWLTFSPFKAKTNALLFEQDKRAFFGQLDIAVRSHLMVLPSLPVGDVLESDKFGRTARELDIKRNHRFDFVLYHRKKMEVCCVINLIPYNAKSNSKKFKLLRQLCEAAELPLLEYDMKPWRDVTELRRTVLASCGFEEEGTPDYELPPPREVIAEVETMIDPQCPKCHSSMKLRTLKKGPQAGLGCWVCSTYPSCKGARMVHS, from the coding sequence ATGATTGTTGCAGTGATTGCCTGGTATCTATGGCTTACTTTCAGCCCTTTCAAAGCCAAAACCAACGCCCTTCTTTTCGAGCAGGATAAACGTGCTTTTTTTGGCCAGCTGGATATTGCTGTTCGCAGTCACTTGATGGTTTTGCCTTCTTTGCCCGTTGGCGACGTTCTTGAATCTGATAAGTTCGGACGCACCGCAAGGGAACTTGATATCAAAAGAAACCACCGGTTTGATTTTGTGCTCTATCATCGCAAAAAGATGGAAGTCTGTTGTGTGATCAACCTCATTCCCTACAATGCAAAGTCCAACTCAAAAAAATTCAAGCTACTTCGTCAGCTCTGTGAAGCGGCAGAACTGCCACTGCTCGAATATGACATGAAGCCCTGGCGGGATGTTACCGAATTGAGACGCACCGTTCTTGCCAGCTGTGGATTTGAAGAGGAAGGCACTCCGGATTACGAACTGCCGCCCCCAAGAGAAGTGATTGCCGAAGTCGAGACCATGATTGATCCTCAATGCCCAAAATGTCATAGCTCCATGAAACTGCGTACGCTTAAAAAAGGCCCTCAGGCCGGGCTGGGCTGCTGGGTTTGCAGTACCTACCCCAGCTGCAAGGGGGCCAGAATGGTTCACTCCTGA
- a CDS encoding IS1595 family transposase: MDRPPRKRRLKGAPGRGTLEKDKPPVLGMIQRGGQVIINMLSNVKKATIEPFIKKHVAPQSQIYTDEYNIYDDLESWGFRHKTVCHGKGEYARDDDKDGIYEVHVNTMEGFWSLLRSWLRPHRGISQEALPLYLGFFEFLHNIGRRGKSLLQPLVNLLVT; encoded by the coding sequence CTGGATCGTCCACCGAGAAAAAGAAGGCTTAAAGGCGCTCCGGGCCGTGGGACTCTTGAAAAAGACAAACCGCCGGTATTGGGAATGATTCAAAGGGGAGGTCAGGTCATTATCAACATGCTGTCGAACGTTAAGAAGGCGACAATCGAACCATTTATCAAGAAACACGTAGCCCCACAGAGCCAGATTTATACCGATGAATACAACATCTATGATGACCTTGAAAGCTGGGGCTTCAGACATAAAACGGTCTGTCACGGCAAAGGTGAGTATGCTCGTGATGATGACAAAGACGGTATTTACGAGGTGCATGTTAATACTATGGAGGGGTTTTGGTCACTTCTACGCTCGTGGCTAAGGCCTCACAGGGGAATATCCCAAGAGGCTTTACCCCTTTACCTTGGCTTTTTTGAGTTTTTGCATAATATTGGCCGAAGAGGCAAAAGTCTTCTTCAGCCCTTAGTCAACTTGCTGGTTACATAG
- a CDS encoding cold shock domain-containing protein has protein sequence MEATKKEMEAMLVGTVKWFNNPKGYGFIQAQEATENQDVLIHYSVIEMDGFKTLKAGQVVSFEIGHGPKGLIATKVVPDNGNATTNESTQSATQEESFPV, from the coding sequence ATGGAAGCGACCAAGAAGGAAATGGAAGCTATGCTGGTAGGTACAGTCAAGTGGTTTAATAACCCTAAAGGGTATGGATTTATCCAGGCTCAAGAAGCAACAGAGAATCAGGATGTTCTCATTCATTACTCTGTTATTGAGATGGACGGCTTTAAAACCCTGAAAGCAGGCCAGGTTGTCAGCTTTGAGATCGGTCACGGCCCTAAAGGTCTGATCGCCACTAAAGTCGTTCCGGATAACGGCAATGCCACTACCAACGAAAGTACTCAGAGTGCAACTCAGGAAGAGTCATTCCCGGTTTAA